In the genome of Candidatus Promineifilum breve, the window GCCCAGCAGCGCCCCCACCGGCCGGTTGATGCTGTAATGCACCATCACCACCTCGGCCGCCGCCGCGTCGGGGTGCTGTGGCGAAAGGAAGGTGGTTGTTCCCAGAAGCAGGGGAGCAGGGGAGCCGGGGTGCAGGGGAGCAAGAGCGCTATCACCGTAGTTCTCCCCTGCTCCCCCGCTCCCCTGCCCCCCTGCATTCTTCCCCCCTGCCCCCCTGCTCCCCTGCTCCCCTGCGCTGTCTCCCCCTGCAAAGCCCGAAGAGCGAACTATGTATACCAGCTCCCTCTCCCAATCATTCCCCGCCGTCACAATCTCCACCACTTCCGACTTGGGCACGGCGCGGGCATAGCTCATCCCGTCGGCCGGGTTGCGAAACAGGGCAATGAACAGGTCGCCCGACCGGCTCAGCTCGTCCATCAACTCCGGCAGGCGCAAATCCAGCCGGTTCTGCGGGTGGTGCCAGAACTCATCCACGAAGCGGCCGATCTCCCCCGGCCCCACCGGCGTCAGCCCGTCGCCCACGGTGTAATCGGTGATCAGGTCGATGATCCGCTTGGCATACGGGTTGGCCCGCCACGCCTCCAGCGCGTCGCGATATTGCGCCTGCCGCGCCGCCTCCGGCCGCTCGGCCGCGCCATACGCCCCCCGCCCGGCCGCGCTCGTCCACCCCCCCGCCCCCTCGCCCATATCGGCCCGCATCGACATTCGCCACCGCCGCCAGCGATCTATAATTGACATAATGTCCTCTAAATTACTATCCGCCGTTCGTTCGTAGTCAGGCGATTTATCGCCGTTCTTCAGACCGGCACTCAGGTGCCTACTACCAACCAAGAATGCCGCCGTTCGTAGTCAGGCGATTTATCGCCGTTCTTCAGACCGGCACTAAAGTGCCTACTACCAACCAAGAATGCCGCCGTTCGTAGTCAGGCGATTTATCGCCGTTCTTCAGACCGGCACTCAAGTGCCTACTACCAACCAAGAATGCCGCCGTTCGTAGTCAGGCGATTTATCGCCGTTCTTCAGACCGGCACTAAAGTGCCTACTACGAACCAAGACACCAGAAAAATGGTCACTAGGCAGCAAATTGAACACCCAATGAACAAGGTTTGGCCTGTCAATCGACCACCCCGCCCGGCTATCCTATGCCCATCAAACACCCGGCCGACCCGGCCCAACAACACAAGGAGACACCGATGAACAATCTTGAAACCCTCAAAGCCGCCCACGACGCCTTCAGCCGCCACGACCTCGACGCCGTCATCGCCGACATGCGCCCCGATGTCGTCGTCTATGGCTACGCCGGCGGCCAGCGCCTGCCCTCGGCCGCCGCCGTGGCCCAATTCCTGAGCCAGTACTACGCCATGTCGTCCGACATCCGCCTCGTCGATGCCGACTACCTGGCCGCCGGCAACAAGGTCATCGCCCAGTTCCGCGCCGTCGGCACCCAGGATGGCCCCTTCCTCGGCTTCCCCGCCACCGGCCGCGCCTTCTCCCTCGACGTGGCCGAAGTCTGGACCTTTGACGAAGACGGCCGCGCCGTCGAAGGCCACAACTACGGCGACACCCTCGGCCTGCTCATGCAACTGGGTCATATGCCTGTACCGGCCTGATAAGAAAATGACGAATGACGAATGACGAATGACGAATCAAGATAAATGACGAATGACGAATGACGAATGACGAATCAGGCAACAAGCCACGAGCGAATAGCGCGCCTTTGAACTAGCCGCTTGCACCGCCACTCGCCACCCGCCACCCGCCACCCGCCACTCTTCATTCGTCATTCGTCATTCGTCATTCGTAATTTCTGTGCCGCGTCTTCCACCGCAATCGTCCCAATCAACCACAGCAAGATCACATTGATCGCCTGCCACACCTCATCCGGAAACCCCGGCAGCAGCGCAAACACCGCCGTCTGCCCCACCGCCACCACCGCCAACCAAAACTTCCGGCTCCGCCACAACGCATCAATCGGCTTCATCTGGTCACCTCGTGTCGAATTACGAATTACGAATTAAGAATTACGAATTAAGAACTGTCTGCTTCAATTTCGCTCTCGCTGACCCACTAACCAACTAAACGCTCCCCTGCTCCCCCGCTCCCCCGCTCCCCTGCTCCCCTGCCCCCCCGCTCCCCTGCTCCCCTGCCCCCCCGCTCCCCCGCTCCCCTGCGCTTCATCCCCGCGTGGGGAGCGCGTGGCCGCGCCCCCCAGGGGATAGAGCAGGCCGCCGGCCGCGCGTCGGGCCACACACTACCGACCCCGCGCCGCCCGCGTCGAACATACGTTCGCCATCAAGGGTAACAAACTGGAAATACCTGAGGCAAGTAAATTTTTGACACCCCCCACCAACCAAAAAACCGGGTTTTTTCTTGAAAACCCGGTTTTTCTCCCCCTCCCCTCCCCCTTCATAATTCATCCTTCCTCCTTCATCCTTCCCCCTTAACTCGCCCCTTAAGCAGTGAACGTTATAATTCATCAAACCCGTAGAGACGTTCCGGTGGAACGTCTCTCTTCTCTCCAAGGAGACGTTCCACCGGAACGTCTCTACCGGTGATGGCACGGAGACGTTCCACCGGAACGTCTCTACCGGTGATGGCACGGAGACGTTCCACCGGAACCTCTCTACCGGTGATGGCACGGAGACGTTCCACCGGAACCTCTCTACCGGTGATGGCACGGAGACGTTCCACCGGAACCTCTCTACCGGTGATGGCACGGAGACGTTCCACCGGAACGTCTCTACCGGTGATGGCACGGAGACGTTCCACCGGAACGTCTCTACCGGTGATGGCACGGAGACGTTCCACCGGAACGTCTCTACCGGTGATGGCACGGAGACGTTCCACCGGAACGTCTCTACAAAAGGATCGTTATGGTCGAATTAATCTGGGACGGCAAATACGACGCGCAGGGCCGCCGCGTGGCCCCCTTGCGCCTGAAGCTCCCCTTCCAGACCGTGGAAACGGTCAACGAAAGCACCGAAACGCGCCAGCGCTCCCTCTTCGGCCCCGCCCGCCACAGCGAATGGCGCAACCGCCTCATCTGGGGCGACAAGAAATACGTCCTGCCCGCCCTGCTCGATGAGTTCGCCGGCAAGGTGGATTTGATCTATATCGACCCGCCATTTGCCACGGGGGCGGATTTTTCGTTTCAGGTAGAAGTTGAGGGAGAGGAGTTTACAAAAGAAGCAAGCATTATTGAACAGAAGGCATATCGCGATACTTGGGGACGTGGCGATGATAGCTACCTTCAATGGTTCAATGAAACAATTATTTTGCTCCATGAATTGCTAACATATAAGGGTAGCCTCTATGTGCATCTAGATTGGCACATGGTTCATTATGCACAGGTTGTTCTAGATGAAGTCTTTGGACGGGGTAACTTCGTTAATCAAATTGTTTGGCATTACTACAATAAGTTTCAGGGCAACATTAATCACTTTCCTGCAAACCATGACCTTATACTATGGTATCGTAAAGGCGAAAAATTCGTGTTCATTCCTCAATATGAGAAACGTGACAAACCTGTAAAACAACTAAAAAGAGCATGGGATAAAGAAAAAGAAGCCATCGTAAATGTAAAGGACGAGGCAGGAAAAGTAATATATCAAGAATCGACGACAAGAAGGGTGGATGACGTTTGGCGGCTTTCGATGCTCCAACCAGCAGATAAGACGGAGAATCTTGGCTACCCCACCCAAAAACCCGAAGCCCTTCTCGAACGCATCATCAACGCCTCCTCCAACGAAAACGACCTCATCCTCGACTGCTTCGCCGGCAGCGGCACCACCGCCGCCGTGGCCGAGAAGCTGGGCCGGCGCTGGATCACCTGCGACCTGGGCCGCTTCGCCGTCCACACCACCCGCAAGCGGCTGCTGGGCATTCCCAACGTGCGGCCGTTCGTCGTCCAGAACCTGGGCAAATACGAGCGGCAGGCCTGGCAGGCGGCCGAATTCGGCAACGCGGAACGGGCGGCCGAGATCAACGGCCGCTACCGCCGCTTCATCCTCGACCTCTACGGGGCGCGGCCCATCGAGGGCTACAACTGGCTCCACGGCCTGAAGGGCGGCCGCATGGTCCACGTCGGCCCGGTCGATTCACCCATCAGCCCGGCCGACGTGACCCAGATCGCCATCGAATTTCGCAAGGCCATCGGCCGCGGCCAGGATGCGCCGGCCCTGGCCGCCGTCGACGTGCTGGGCTGGGACTTCGCCTTCGAGCTAAATGAGGTTGCCCGCCAGCAGGCCGAGGCCGCCAACCTCAACGTGCGCTTCGTGCGCATCCCGCGCGAGGTGCTGGAGCAGAAGGCCGTCGATCAGGGCGACATCCGCTTCTTTGAATTGGCCGCCCTGGCCGTGGATGTACATGTAGAGACGGGTCGGCGACCCGTCTCCACCGACGATGCGCACAACCACGTAGAGACGGGTCGCCGACCCGTCTCTACCAAGGGTGGGGATAATCAAATGGAGACGGGTCGGCGACCCGTCTCTACGGCCGACGTCACCCTGAAACTGACCGATTTCGTCATCCCGCCCGACGATGTGCCCGACGACGTGCAGCGGGCCATCAGCCATTGGGCGCAATGGATCGACTATTGGGCCGTCGATTGGGACAACCGCGGCGATACGTTCCACAACATGTGGCAGACCTACCGCACGCGCGGCAAGAAAAAGGGCGGCGAGGCATTGCAATTGCAGACCACCCACCGCTATGAACAGCCGGGCGACTACACGATCATGGTCAAGGTGATCGATATTTTGGGGAATGATACGACCAAAACGGTGAAGGTAACGGTATTGTAGAGACGGTTCCGCTGAAACGTCTCTACAGGTAAACATCATGCCAAAAACAAAAAAACAGAACCCGGCCCAGGCCTCCTTTCTGGAACCCAACCTCAAGACCGCCCCCTGCGTCCCGGCCATTCGTGAGGCCGTCCGCCCGTGGGCCGAGGGTGGCTATAAGGGCGCGACGGCAACCACGCGGACGCTCCTGAACTATTGGTTCAAGAACGATCACCGCGTCAACGGCCAACCGTTCAAATATCATCACTTTCAGCGCGAGGCGATGGAGACGCTGATCTATCTCTACGAGGTCGCCCGGAAACGGCGCTTCAACGACCTGATCGGCGAATACGCTCCGGTTGGCCTGAAGGACACCCTGCGGCTGCTGCAATACGACGACTTCGCCCGTTATTGCCTCAAGATGGCGACGGGCAGCGGCAAGACGAAGGTCATGGCCCTGGCCGTGGCCTGGCAATATTTCAACGCCGTGCTGGAAGACCCCCAGGTGTATGCGGCCACGTCGCTGATCATCGCCCCCAACGTCATCGTCTTCGAGCGGTTGAAAGAGGATTTCGAGGGCGGCAAGGTCTTCCGCACCGACCCCATCATCCCCAAGGAACTGGAGATATATTGGGACGTGGACTTCTACATGCGCGGCGACGGCGAACGGGCCGGCTCCACGGGCGCGGTCTACCTCACCAACATCCACCAGCTCTACGACCGCGGCGAAGTCAACGACGATGGCGAACCGGACGTAATGACCCAGATGCTCGGCCGCAAGCCGCCGGCGCAGATGGTCACGGCCGAGCCATTCGAGCCGCGCCTCCTGGCGCGGGGCGGGCCGCTATTCGTCGTCAACGACGAGGCCCACCACACCCACGATGAGGGCAGCGAGTGGCTCAAGACGATCCGCCGGCTGAACGACACGCTAATGACGAATGACGAGTTACGAATGACGAATGAAAAGGACGCTTCTGATTCGTCATTCGTCACTCGTCATTCGTCATTCGTCATTCAACTAGATATGTCGGCCACGCCGCGCTACAGCAAGGGATCGCTTTTCACCTGGACCGTATTCGATTACCCCTTGAAGCAAGCCATCCTGGACAACGTGGTCAAGCGGCCGTTGAAAGGCGTCGCCAGTGGCCTGAACGAGACGCCGTCCGACATCGCCAGCGTCCGCTATCAGGTCTATCTGACGGCGGGCGTCGAGCGTTGGCGGGAATATCGCGACCAATTGTCCCCGTTGCACAAGAAGCCTGTCTTGTTCGTGATGATGAACAGCACCAAGGATGCCGATGACGTGGCCGATTACCTGCGCACCAAATACCCGGCCGAATTCGCCGGGGAACGGTTGCACGTCATCCATACCAACAACGTCGGCGACATTGCCAAACGGGAGGAGGACAACGCCCGCCAGATCGCCGCCGACATCGACAAGCCCGATAGTCCGGTGAATTGCATCGTCAGCGTCCTGATGCTGCGCGAGGGCTGGGACGTGCAATCGGTGACGGTCGTCGTTGGCCTGCGCCCCTACACGGCAAAGGCCAATATCCTGCCGGAGCAGACGATCGGCCGCGGCTTGCGCCTTATGTTCCGTGGCGACGCCGGGCCAAACCCGGCCTTCCGCGAGCGCGTGGACGTGATTGGGAACAAGGCGTTCATCGAATTTGTCGAGGAGCTTGAAAAAGAAGAGGAAATGGCTTTCGAGACGTTCGAGTTGGGCAAGGACAAGTTGGTCATCGAGACCATCT includes:
- a CDS encoding ester cyclase — its product is MNNLETLKAAHDAFSRHDLDAVIADMRPDVVVYGYAGGQRLPSAAAVAQFLSQYYAMSSDIRLVDADYLAAGNKVIAQFRAVGTQDGPFLGFPATGRAFSLDVAEVWTFDEDGRAVEGHNYGDTLGLLMQLGHMPVPA
- a CDS encoding DNA methyltransferase codes for the protein MVELIWDGKYDAQGRRVAPLRLKLPFQTVETVNESTETRQRSLFGPARHSEWRNRLIWGDKKYVLPALLDEFAGKVDLIYIDPPFATGADFSFQVEVEGEEFTKEASIIEQKAYRDTWGRGDDSYLQWFNETIILLHELLTYKGSLYVHLDWHMVHYAQVVLDEVFGRGNFVNQIVWHYYNKFQGNINHFPANHDLILWYRKGEKFVFIPQYEKRDKPVKQLKRAWDKEKEAIVNVKDEAGKVIYQESTTRRVDDVWRLSMLQPADKTENLGYPTQKPEALLERIINASSNENDLILDCFAGSGTTAAVAEKLGRRWITCDLGRFAVHTTRKRLLGIPNVRPFVVQNLGKYERQAWQAAEFGNAERAAEINGRYRRFILDLYGARPIEGYNWLHGLKGGRMVHVGPVDSPISPADVTQIAIEFRKAIGRGQDAPALAAVDVLGWDFAFELNEVARQQAEAANLNVRFVRIPREVLEQKAVDQGDIRFFELAALAVDVHVETGRRPVSTDDAHNHVETGRRPVSTKGGDNQMETGRRPVSTADVTLKLTDFVIPPDDVPDDVQRAISHWAQWIDYWAVDWDNRGDTFHNMWQTYRTRGKKKGGEALQLQTTHRYEQPGDYTIMVKVIDILGNDTTKTVKVTVL
- a CDS encoding DEAD/DEAH box helicase family protein — encoded protein: MPKTKKQNPAQASFLEPNLKTAPCVPAIREAVRPWAEGGYKGATATTRTLLNYWFKNDHRVNGQPFKYHHFQREAMETLIYLYEVARKRRFNDLIGEYAPVGLKDTLRLLQYDDFARYCLKMATGSGKTKVMALAVAWQYFNAVLEDPQVYAATSLIIAPNVIVFERLKEDFEGGKVFRTDPIIPKELEIYWDVDFYMRGDGERAGSTGAVYLTNIHQLYDRGEVNDDGEPDVMTQMLGRKPPAQMVTAEPFEPRLLARGGPLFVVNDEAHHTHDEGSEWLKTIRRLNDTLMTNDELRMTNEKDASDSSFVTRHSSFVIQLDMSATPRYSKGSLFTWTVFDYPLKQAILDNVVKRPLKGVASGLNETPSDIASVRYQVYLTAGVERWREYRDQLSPLHKKPVLFVMMNSTKDADDVADYLRTKYPAEFAGERLHVIHTNNVGDIAKREEDNARQIAADIDKPDSPVNCIVSVLMLREGWDVQSVTVVVGLRPYTAKANILPEQTIGRGLRLMFRGDAGPNPAFRERVDVIGNKAFIEFVEELEKEEEMAFETFELGKDKLVIETIFPDPDKAAMDITIPELSALLERKRSLAEEIAAIDVSRIVTPRLPKKRGDAAADAFHYDGYDIITLEKLVEREYSIPEVRTAGEVISYYAKRIASDVKLPSQFAALVPKVREFLANNAFGEPVDLDDPVMIKAISHPVAQHVTVKAFVALLREVVVEERTPELVSQGRQLSECPGYPWSREIGEATKTIFNKLAADNKFEKSFGLFLEKATDVERFSKLPRAFGFTITYTDSVANLRYYEPDFVAVTTDGVHHLIETKGQESIDVPHKDRAARLWCENATLLTGIGWQYIKVPQKEFESLRPDEFADLIALEPMALL